Proteins encoded by one window of Vigna radiata var. radiata cultivar VC1973A chromosome 5, Vradiata_ver6, whole genome shotgun sequence:
- the LOC106762548 gene encoding ADP,ATP carrier protein 1, mitochondrial, whose amino-acid sequence MVDQVQHPSIMDKVAGQLHLRSGFSSGISSYDGAFRHPAMYQRPSFGNYSNAALQYPVMPSCKTTMDLSAAATTTSPVFAAAPAEKGHFLIDFLMGGVSAAVSKTAAAPIERVKLLIQNQDEMLKTGRLSEPYKGIGDCFKRTIADEGAVSLWRGNTANVIRYFPTQALNFAFKDYFKRLFNFKKDRDGYWKWFAGNLASGGAAGASSLLFVYSLDYARTRLANDAKAAKKGGERQFKGLVDVYRKTLASDGVTGLYRGFNISCVGIIVYRGLYFGLYDSVKPVVLTGSLQDSFFASFALGWLITNGAGLASYPIDTVRRRMMMTSGEAVKYKSSLDAFQQIVKNEGAKSLFKGAGANILRAVAGAGVLAGYDKLQVLVFGKKYGSGGA is encoded by the exons ATGGTTGATCAGGTCCAACACCCTTCAATCATGGACAAGGTTGCTGGTCAGCTTCATCTCCGTTCTGGTTTTTCATCTGGTATTAGTAGTTATGACGGAGCTTTCCGCCACCCTGCCATGTACCAAAGACCCTCCTTTGGGAACTACTCAAATGCTGCATTGCAGTATCCTGTGATGCCCTCATGCAAAACTACAATGGATTTGTCTGCTGCTGCAACAACAACATCCCCTGTTTTTGCTGCAGCCCCAGCAGAGAAAGGCCATTTTCTTATTGACTTTCTCATGGGAGGTGTTTCGGCAGCTGTCTCAAAAACTGCTGCTGCTCCCATTGAACGTGTTAAGCTTTTGATCCAGAACCAGGACGAGATGCTCAAAACTGGAAGGCTTTCCGAGCCCTACAAGGGTATTGGTGATTGTTTTAAAAGAACAATAGCGGATGAGGGTGCTGTTTCTCTATGGAGAGGAAACACTGCAAATGTCATCCGTTATTTCCCTACCCAG GCTTTGAACTTTGCATTCAAGGACTATTTCAAGAGGcttttcaatttcaagaagGACAGAGATGGCTATTGGAAGTGGTTTGCTGGCAACTTGGCTTCTGGAGGTGCTGCTGGTGCATCGTCCCTTTTATTTGTTTACTCCCTTGATTATGCCCGAACCCGTCTTGCCAATGATGCTAAGGCTGCAAAGAAGGGAGGAGAGAGACAATTCAAGGGTCTTGTTGATGTCTACAGGAAGACATTGGCATCTGATGGTGTTACTGGTCTCTACCGTGGATTTAACATCTCATGTGTTGGAATCATCGTGTATCGTGGTCTGTATTTTGGATTGTATGATTCCGTGAAACCAGTTGTCCTCACTGGATCATTGCAG GATAGCTTTTTCGCCAGCTTTGCCCTGGGATGGCTCATCACCAATGGTGCAGGTCTTGCATCATACCCAATTGACACTGTGAGAAGAAGAATGATGATGACCTCTGGTGAAGCAGTGAAGTACAAGAGTTCCTTGGATGCATTCCAACAAATCGTGAAGAATGAGGGTGCCAAGTCCTTGTTCAAGGGTGCTGGTGCCAACATCCTCAGAGCTGTTGCAGGTGCTGGTGTGCTTGCCGGGTATGACAAGTTGCAGGTTCTTGTGTTCGGCAAGAAGTATGGTTCTGGTGGTGCCTAA
- the LOC106761526 gene encoding E3 ubiquitin ligase BIG BROTHER → MNDGRQMEVQYVDTGFPYTVSESFMDFFQCLTTHLPVNYAHAGSVLDQESIYWSMNMNPYKFGLSGPVTTCYYGSYEINDHFPRFEMDRSEWEYPSTIVVDEPTPTESSSGRDGVTSMQTIPEECSPNHQESSSSQVMWQDNIDPDNMTYEELLDLGEAVGTHNRGLSQELIDTLPTSKYNFGSLFKRKNSAKRCVICQMSYRRGDQQIKLPCNHVYHSECITRWLNISKKCPVCNIEVFGEDSSN, encoded by the exons ATGAATGATGGTAGGCAAATGGAGGTGCAGTATGTAGATACTGGGTTTCCCTACACTGTTTCTGAAAGTTTCATGGATTTCTTCCAATGCCTCACCACGCACTTGCCTGTCAATTATGCTCACGCTGGCTCAGTGCTCGATCAG GAAAGTATCTACTGGTCAATGAACATGAACCCTTACAAGTTTGGATTGTCTGGCCCTGTAACTACATGCTATTATGGTTCTTACGAGATAAATGATCATTTTCCAAGATTTGAGATGGATAGGAGTGAGTGGGAATACCCTTCAACAATAGTCGTGGACGAACCTACTCCAACTGAGTCTTCATCTGGAAGAGATGGAGTCACAAGCATGCAGACCATCCCGGAAGAAT GCAGTCCAAATCATCAAGAATCCAGTAGTAGCCAG GTCATGTGGCAAGACAACATTGATCCCGATAATATGACATATGAG GAACTACTGGACCTGGGTGAGGCAGTGGGAACTCATAATCGCGGTCTTTCCCAAGAACTTATTGATACACTTCCAACCTCAAAGTACAACTTTGGGAgcttattcaaaagaaaaaattcagcTAAAAG GTGTGTGATTTGTCAGATGTCTTATAGAAGAGGTGACCAGCAAATAAAATTACCATGCAACCATGTTTACCACAGTGAATGCATAACAAGATGGCTTAACATTAGCAAG AAGTGCCCAGTTTGTAACATTGAGGTATTTGGTGAGGATTCATCTAATTAG
- the LOC106761236 gene encoding uncharacterized protein LOC106761236, whose amino-acid sequence MEPAKIDWKRLEWNFVEDELFEHINAPKWVDFLALDHSVNDHADEAWFCKPDCRHPKTAEDFLRSITPPSKKGFSPGCVSENLPFSDKNRRDVKIKRRMPAVSSASPKADKFRFNQDSENQDPNVFTPPTSKINLMKEAIKSSEEKKNLVDDTFEDHKVPSLRSTLSAKNLFAGRPILNQITEFCNELKKLAIRARERENAENSTPKESEAKESEEVVEKTLCSVQPLAQSDKKKTERKPLLEVSKAERLEGMCVKGKQQRKKRTDEAENMPVTIDLENIKHKREESLQQIRTNPPSPQCFSAARGFNKPTPSKAYKSRLMERGILEEIELKKENVKEESPAEKMRSNTIVDGRETKALDMFWFLKPCTLSS is encoded by the exons atggAACCCGCGAAAATTGACTGGAAGAGACTTGAGTGGAACTTCGTGGAAGACGAACTCTTCGAGCACATCAACGCGCCCAAGTGGGTCGACTTCTTGGCCCTTGACCACTCCGTCAATGATCACGCTGATGAAGCTTGGTTTTGCAAGCCTG ATTGCAGACATCCCAAGACAGCTGAGGATTTTCTCAGATCAATAACTCCTCCTTCCAAG AAGGGTTTTAGTCCGGGCTGTGTTTCCGAGAATCTTCCATTTAGTGACAAAAATAGAAG AGATGTGAAAATCAAGAGAAGGATGCCGGCAGTGTCCTCAGCTTCACCCAAAGCTGATAAATTTAGATTCAACCAAGACAGTGAAAACCAAGACCCGAATGTGTTCACTCCTCCTACTTCTAAAATTAACCTCATGAAGGAAGCAATTAAGTCTAGTGAGGAGAAGAAGAATTTGGTTGATGACACCTTCGAGGACCACAAGGTGCCCTCTTTGAGATCAACCTTATCCGCCAAAAACTTGTTTGCGGGCAGGCCAATTCTGAATCAAATCACTGAATTCTGCAATGAATTGAAGAAACTGGCAATAAGAGCTAGGGAGAGAGAAAATGCAGAAAATTCGACCCCCAAAGAGAGTGAAGCCAAAGAGAGTGAAGAGGTAGTAGAGAAGACCCTATGTTCTGTTCAACCTTTGGCACAGtcagataaaaaaaagacaGAAAGGAAGCCACTGCTGGAAGTAAGTAAGGCTGAAAGATTGGAGGGAATGTGTGTAAAAGGGAAGCAACAGAGAAAAAA AAGAACTGATGAGGCAGAGAACATGCCAGTAACTATTGACCTAGAGAATATAAAGCACAAGAGGGAGGAGAGTTTACAGCAAATTCGAACAAATCCTCCCTCTCCTCAGTGCTTCTCTGCAGCACGTGGATTCAACAAACCCACCCCTTCAAAGGCTTATAAATCCCGGCTAATG GAGAGAGGAATACTTGAAGAAATTGAACTAAAGAAGGAAAATGTGAAGGAGGAGTCTCCTGCAGAGAAAATGAGAAGCAATACGATAGTTGATGGAAGAGAAACAAAAGCTTTGGACATGTTTTGGTTCCTGAAGCCTTGCACACTGTCAAGCTGA
- the LOC106762788 gene encoding ATP synthase subunit O, mitochondrial yields the protein MALCNRVRSGISLFNKSTSLTSHRSNLQRSLVAPSISLASRNYANVPGEKDKKVKVPLALYGGSGNYASALYIASVKANAIEKVESELLQFVEAVKNSSIFSQFLKDLSVAKDVRVKVIQEVCGEAKFSDVTKNFLVIAAENGRLKNIDTIAKKFRELAMAYKGEVKATVTTVVALPPEEEKALKDTLQEIIGSGAKVHLEQKIDPSILGGLVLEFSQKVFDMSIKTRAQQMERILREPISVDNI from the exons ATGGCACTCTGCAACCGCGTCAGATCGGGAATCTCCCTCTTCAATAAATCAACCTCCCTCACTTCCCACCGTTCCAATCTTCAACGATCTCTCGTTGCCCCTTCCATTTCCCTC GCCTCCAGAAATTATGCTAACGTGCCCGGAGAAAAGGACAAAAAAGTTAAG GTTCCTTTAGCCTTGTATGGAGGTTCAGGAAACTATGCCTCTGCTTTGTACATTGCATCTGTCAAAGCTAATGCAATCGAAAAGGTCGAGTCTGAGCTTCTGCAATTTGTTGAGGCAGTAAAGAATAGTTCCATATTTTCACAGTTTCTAAAGGATTTGTCTGTGGCTAAGGATGTTAGAGTAAAAGTCATCCAGGAGGTTTGTGGAGAAGCTAAGTTTTCGGACGTGACAAAGAACTTCCTTG TTATTGCTGCTGAGAATGGAAGGCTTAAAAACATAGACACCATTGCAAAGAAGTTTAGGGAGTTGGCAATGGCATACAAGGGAGAAGTGAAAGCGACTGTAACCACCGTTGTT GCTCTTCCCCCTGAAGAGGAAAAGGCTTTGAAGGACACTCTTCAAGAAATAATAGGTTCTGGAGCAAAGGTTCATCTTGAACAGAAG ATTGATCCAAGCATACTTGGTGGTCTTGTGCTGGAATTTAGCCAGAAGGTCTTTGACATGTCTATTAAGACCAGGGCACAACAGATGGAGAGGATCCTCCGAGAGCCCATATCCGTTGACAACATCTAA